The Rhineura floridana isolate rRhiFlo1 chromosome 8, rRhiFlo1.hap2, whole genome shotgun sequence genome includes a region encoding these proteins:
- the TAB1 gene encoding TGF-beta-activated kinase 1 and MAP3K7-binding protein 1 isoform X7, with protein sequence MVTCYEKEQQLSWTDDLPLCQLSGVGSAPNRSYTADGKGTEIHPLEDNWLKFRSENNCYLYGVFNGYDGNRITNFVGERLSAELLLGQLNADHDDGDVRKVLLQAFDVVERSFLESIDDALAEKASLQSQLPEGVPHHQLPPQYQKIVERLKAVEKEISGGAMAIVAVILNNKLYIANVGTNRALLCKSTVDGLQVTQLNMDHTTENEDELFRFSQLGLDAAKIKQVGTICGQESTRRIGDYKVKYGYSDIELLSTAKSKPIIAEPEIHRGHPLDGVTGFLVLMSEGLYKALEAAHGPGQANQVCHKEMLGSPFLHFQLHHRERKGQEKEIAAMIATEFAKQASLDSVAQAVVDRVKRIHCDTYASGGERSKFCARHEDMTLLVRNFLYPLGEMSQPTLTPAQGGRVYPVSVPYSSAQSTSKTSVTLSLVMPSQGQMVNGAHSSSTLDEATPTLTNQSPTVTLQSTNTHTQSSSSSSDGGLFRSRPSHSLQPDEDGRVEPYVDFAEFYRLWNMDHSEQGALAV encoded by the exons ATGGTAACGTGTTACGAGAAA GAGCAGCAGCTAAGCTGGACAGATGACTTGCCCCTTTGTCAGCTCTCTGGTGTGGGTTCTGCCCCTAACCGTTCCTACACTGCAGATGGAAAAGGAACAGAAATTCACCCCTTAGAGGATAACTGGTTGAAATTCAG GAGTGAGAACAATTGTTACCTCTATGGAGTCTTCAACGGTTATGATGGCAACCGGATCACCAACTTTGTGGGGGAGAGGCTCTCTGCAGAACTCCTGTTGGGCCAGCTGAATGCAGATCATGATGATGGTGATGTGCGCAAAGTTTTACTGCAG GCTTTTGATGTGGTGGAAAGGAGTTTTTTGGAGTCCATTGATGATGCACTGGCAGAGAAAGCCAGTCTCCAGTCACAGCTGCCAGAG GGGGTCCCCCATCACCAGCTGCCTCCTCAGTACCAGAAAATTGTGGAACGGCTGAAGGCTGTAGAAAAGGAGATCTCTGGAGGGGCCATGGCTATTGTGGCAGTCATTCTTAACAACAAGCTCTACATCGCCAATGTAG GAACAAACCGTGCACTCTTGTGCAAATCCACAGTAGATGGGTTGCAAGTGACGCAACTCAACATGGATCACACCACGGAGAACGAAGATGAGCTGTTCCGCTTCTCCCAGCTGG GTTTGGAtgcagcaaaaataaaacaagtagGAACCATATGTGGGCAGGAGAGTACCCGGCGCATTGGGGATTATAAAGTCAAATATGGCTACAGTGATATTGAACTGCTGAG CACTGCAAAATCTAAGCCAATCATAGCGGAGCCCGAAATCCACAGAGGGCACCCGCTAGATGGAGTCACAGGCTTTCTTGTTCTGATGTCAGAAGGGCTCTACAAAGCTCTGGAAGCAGCTCATGGGCCCGGGCAAGCCAATCAG GTCTGCCACAAAGAAATGCTGGGTTCTCCTTTCCTCCACTTCCAGTTGCATCACAGGGAAAGGAAAGGGCAAGAAAAG GAGATTGCAGCCATGATTGCCACTGAGTTTGCCAAACAAGCCTCACTGGATTCTGTGGCTCAAGCAGTGGTAGATAGAGTGAAGCGCATTCACTGTGACACGTACGCCAGTGGTGGTGAACGGTCCAAATTCTGTGCTCGGCATGAAGACATGACACTGCTGGTGAGGAATTTCTTGTACCCACTGGGTGAAATGAGCCAGCCCACACTGACTCCAGCACAAG GAGGCCGGGTTTATCCTGTATCGGTACCATACTCCAGTGCCCAGAGTACAAGCAAGACCAGCGTAACGTTATCCCTTGTCATGCCTTCCCAAGGTCAGATGGTCAATGGCGCCCACAGTAGCTCCACGCTGGATGAAGCCACTCCCACCCTCACCAA CCAAAGCCCCACCGTGACCCTCCAGTCGACCAACACTCATACCCAGAGTAGTAGCTCAAGCTCAGACGGGGGCCTCTTCCGTTCTCGCCCTTCTCATTCTCTCCAGCCGGATGAAGATGGGCGTGTTGAGCCTTATGTGGACTTTGCAGAATTCTACCGCCTCTGGAACATGGACCACAGTGAGCAGGGGGCACTTGCCGTGTAA
- the TAB1 gene encoding TGF-beta-activated kinase 1 and MAP3K7-binding protein 1 isoform X1 produces MERLSHYEPTRSLRSTSKALLQVLTHKEARRATMRSRAFSVVAPELWNTLPDEIRLAPSLISFRRQEQQLSWTDDLPLCQLSGVGSAPNRSYTADGKGTEIHPLEDNWLKFRSENNCYLYGVFNGYDGNRITNFVGERLSAELLLGQLNADHDDGDVRKVLLQAFDVVERSFLESIDDALAEKASLQSQLPEGVPHHQLPPQYQKIVERLKAVEKEISGGAMAIVAVILNNKLYIANVGTNRALLCKSTVDGLQVTQLNMDHTTENEDELFRFSQLGLDAAKIKQVGTICGQESTRRIGDYKVKYGYSDIELLSTAKSKPIIAEPEIHRGHPLDGVTGFLVLMSEGLYKALEAAHGPGQANQVCHKEMLGSPFLHFQLHHRERKGQEKEIAAMIATEFAKQASLDSVAQAVVDRVKRIHCDTYASGGERSKFCARHEDMTLLVRNFLYPLGEMSQPTLTPAQGGRVYPVSVPYSSAQSTSKTSVTLSLVMPSQGQMVNGAHSSSTLDEATPTLTNQSPTVTLQSTNTHTQSSSSSSDGGLFRSRPSHSLQPDEDGRVEPYVDFAEFYRLWNMDHSEQGALAV; encoded by the exons atggagcgcctttcccactacgaacctacccgttcgctgcgctcgacgtcgaaggcccttctccaggttctaactcacaaggaggcccggagagcaacaatgagatctagggccttctcggtggtggcccccgaattatggaataccctccctgacgagatacgcctggcgccttctttgatatcttttcggcgccag GAGCAGCAGCTAAGCTGGACAGATGACTTGCCCCTTTGTCAGCTCTCTGGTGTGGGTTCTGCCCCTAACCGTTCCTACACTGCAGATGGAAAAGGAACAGAAATTCACCCCTTAGAGGATAACTGGTTGAAATTCAG GAGTGAGAACAATTGTTACCTCTATGGAGTCTTCAACGGTTATGATGGCAACCGGATCACCAACTTTGTGGGGGAGAGGCTCTCTGCAGAACTCCTGTTGGGCCAGCTGAATGCAGATCATGATGATGGTGATGTGCGCAAAGTTTTACTGCAG GCTTTTGATGTGGTGGAAAGGAGTTTTTTGGAGTCCATTGATGATGCACTGGCAGAGAAAGCCAGTCTCCAGTCACAGCTGCCAGAG GGGGTCCCCCATCACCAGCTGCCTCCTCAGTACCAGAAAATTGTGGAACGGCTGAAGGCTGTAGAAAAGGAGATCTCTGGAGGGGCCATGGCTATTGTGGCAGTCATTCTTAACAACAAGCTCTACATCGCCAATGTAG GAACAAACCGTGCACTCTTGTGCAAATCCACAGTAGATGGGTTGCAAGTGACGCAACTCAACATGGATCACACCACGGAGAACGAAGATGAGCTGTTCCGCTTCTCCCAGCTGG GTTTGGAtgcagcaaaaataaaacaagtagGAACCATATGTGGGCAGGAGAGTACCCGGCGCATTGGGGATTATAAAGTCAAATATGGCTACAGTGATATTGAACTGCTGAG CACTGCAAAATCTAAGCCAATCATAGCGGAGCCCGAAATCCACAGAGGGCACCCGCTAGATGGAGTCACAGGCTTTCTTGTTCTGATGTCAGAAGGGCTCTACAAAGCTCTGGAAGCAGCTCATGGGCCCGGGCAAGCCAATCAG GTCTGCCACAAAGAAATGCTGGGTTCTCCTTTCCTCCACTTCCAGTTGCATCACAGGGAAAGGAAAGGGCAAGAAAAG GAGATTGCAGCCATGATTGCCACTGAGTTTGCCAAACAAGCCTCACTGGATTCTGTGGCTCAAGCAGTGGTAGATAGAGTGAAGCGCATTCACTGTGACACGTACGCCAGTGGTGGTGAACGGTCCAAATTCTGTGCTCGGCATGAAGACATGACACTGCTGGTGAGGAATTTCTTGTACCCACTGGGTGAAATGAGCCAGCCCACACTGACTCCAGCACAAG GAGGCCGGGTTTATCCTGTATCGGTACCATACTCCAGTGCCCAGAGTACAAGCAAGACCAGCGTAACGTTATCCCTTGTCATGCCTTCCCAAGGTCAGATGGTCAATGGCGCCCACAGTAGCTCCACGCTGGATGAAGCCACTCCCACCCTCACCAA CCAAAGCCCCACCGTGACCCTCCAGTCGACCAACACTCATACCCAGAGTAGTAGCTCAAGCTCAGACGGGGGCCTCTTCCGTTCTCGCCCTTCTCATTCTCTCCAGCCGGATGAAGATGGGCGTGTTGAGCCTTATGTGGACTTTGCAGAATTCTACCGCCTCTGGAACATGGACCACAGTGAGCAGGGGGCACTTGCCGTGTAA
- the TAB1 gene encoding TGF-beta-activated kinase 1 and MAP3K7-binding protein 1 isoform X4 yields the protein MERLSHYEPTRSLRSTSKALLQVLTHKEARRATMRSRAFSVVAPELWNTLPDEIRLAPSLISFRRQEQQLSWTDDLPLCQLSGVGSAPNRSYTADGKGTEIHPLEDNWLKFRSENNCYLYGVFNGYDGNRITNFVGERLSAELLLGQLNADHDDGDVRKVLLQAFDVVERSFLESIDDALAEKASLQSQLPEGVPHHQLPPQYQKIVERLKAVEKEISGGAMAIVAVILNNKLYIANVGTNRALLCKSTVDGLQVTQLNMDHTTENEDELFRFSQLGLDAAKIKQVGTICGQESTRRIGDYKVKYGYSDIELLSTAKSKPIIAEPEIHRGHPLDGVTGFLVLMSEGLYKALEAAHGPGQANQEIAAMIATEFAKQASLDSVAQAVVDRVKRIHCDTYASGGERSKFCARHEDMTLLVRNFLYPLGEMSQPTLTPAQGGRVYPVSVPYSSAQSTSKTSVTLSLVMPSQGQMVNGAHSSSTLDEATPTLTNQSPTVTLQSTNTHTQSSSSSSDGGLFRSRPSHSLQPDEDGRVEPYVDFAEFYRLWNMDHSEQGALAV from the exons atggagcgcctttcccactacgaacctacccgttcgctgcgctcgacgtcgaaggcccttctccaggttctaactcacaaggaggcccggagagcaacaatgagatctagggccttctcggtggtggcccccgaattatggaataccctccctgacgagatacgcctggcgccttctttgatatcttttcggcgccag GAGCAGCAGCTAAGCTGGACAGATGACTTGCCCCTTTGTCAGCTCTCTGGTGTGGGTTCTGCCCCTAACCGTTCCTACACTGCAGATGGAAAAGGAACAGAAATTCACCCCTTAGAGGATAACTGGTTGAAATTCAG GAGTGAGAACAATTGTTACCTCTATGGAGTCTTCAACGGTTATGATGGCAACCGGATCACCAACTTTGTGGGGGAGAGGCTCTCTGCAGAACTCCTGTTGGGCCAGCTGAATGCAGATCATGATGATGGTGATGTGCGCAAAGTTTTACTGCAG GCTTTTGATGTGGTGGAAAGGAGTTTTTTGGAGTCCATTGATGATGCACTGGCAGAGAAAGCCAGTCTCCAGTCACAGCTGCCAGAG GGGGTCCCCCATCACCAGCTGCCTCCTCAGTACCAGAAAATTGTGGAACGGCTGAAGGCTGTAGAAAAGGAGATCTCTGGAGGGGCCATGGCTATTGTGGCAGTCATTCTTAACAACAAGCTCTACATCGCCAATGTAG GAACAAACCGTGCACTCTTGTGCAAATCCACAGTAGATGGGTTGCAAGTGACGCAACTCAACATGGATCACACCACGGAGAACGAAGATGAGCTGTTCCGCTTCTCCCAGCTGG GTTTGGAtgcagcaaaaataaaacaagtagGAACCATATGTGGGCAGGAGAGTACCCGGCGCATTGGGGATTATAAAGTCAAATATGGCTACAGTGATATTGAACTGCTGAG CACTGCAAAATCTAAGCCAATCATAGCGGAGCCCGAAATCCACAGAGGGCACCCGCTAGATGGAGTCACAGGCTTTCTTGTTCTGATGTCAGAAGGGCTCTACAAAGCTCTGGAAGCAGCTCATGGGCCCGGGCAAGCCAATCAG GAGATTGCAGCCATGATTGCCACTGAGTTTGCCAAACAAGCCTCACTGGATTCTGTGGCTCAAGCAGTGGTAGATAGAGTGAAGCGCATTCACTGTGACACGTACGCCAGTGGTGGTGAACGGTCCAAATTCTGTGCTCGGCATGAAGACATGACACTGCTGGTGAGGAATTTCTTGTACCCACTGGGTGAAATGAGCCAGCCCACACTGACTCCAGCACAAG GAGGCCGGGTTTATCCTGTATCGGTACCATACTCCAGTGCCCAGAGTACAAGCAAGACCAGCGTAACGTTATCCCTTGTCATGCCTTCCCAAGGTCAGATGGTCAATGGCGCCCACAGTAGCTCCACGCTGGATGAAGCCACTCCCACCCTCACCAA CCAAAGCCCCACCGTGACCCTCCAGTCGACCAACACTCATACCCAGAGTAGTAGCTCAAGCTCAGACGGGGGCCTCTTCCGTTCTCGCCCTTCTCATTCTCTCCAGCCGGATGAAGATGGGCGTGTTGAGCCTTATGTGGACTTTGCAGAATTCTACCGCCTCTGGAACATGGACCACAGTGAGCAGGGGGCACTTGCCGTGTAA